The Kitasatospora setae KM-6054 genome contains a region encoding:
- a CDS encoding roadblock/LC7 domain-containing protein: MLPEAEVQAELQGLRARIPHLTGSLVATIDGLVVAHDASALEAESVAALTAAALGVGSRLTEATGQGAFRELITRGERGYTATYAAGAYTVLTLLAGSQANVGRLHLEARRAGARIAALADADLDRAPL, encoded by the coding sequence GTGCTGCCGGAGGCGGAGGTGCAGGCCGAACTGCAAGGTCTGCGGGCGCGGATCCCGCACCTGACCGGCTCGCTGGTGGCGACCATCGACGGCCTGGTGGTGGCGCACGACGCGTCCGCGCTGGAGGCGGAGAGCGTCGCGGCGCTGACCGCGGCCGCGCTGGGCGTCGGGTCGCGGCTGACCGAGGCGACCGGACAGGGCGCCTTCCGGGAGCTGATCACCCGCGGCGAGCGCGGCTACACCGCGACGTACGCGGCGGGCGCGTACACCGTGCTGACCCTGCTGGCCGGTTCGCAGGCCAACGTGGGCCGGCTGCACCTGGAGGCCCGCCGGGCCGGGGCCCGGATAGCGGCCCTGGCCGACGCCGACCTCGACCGGGCGCCCCTCTGA
- a CDS encoding immune inhibitor A domain-containing protein has product MAALTTSAIALTITPAFAQPSKPSVELTAQQGADGKEAPPSPLPPQEKARQALKAQALEQVNQGKVAKDGKSAPAKVKVGNDYVQLANKRTDKVFVILAQFGDQVDNTTQYNGQARYGGTPGPKHNAIPQPDRSDTHTYWESDFSRDYYQKMFFDSTPGANSMRNFYQTQSSGRYDIQGTVTDWVTVPWNEARYGSNKGPQGGGAWTQTQEFIRDATKAWYDGEIAKGRTAADVKAELAQYDTQDRYDYDKDGNFDEPDGYIDNLVVVHAGVDETWGGGAQGGDALWAHRSWAFSDPTGQTGPTGNRIGGVPLGDSGLYAYDYVQAGENSGVGLFSHEYGHNLGLPDLYPTSGGDNSVSFWSLMSSASYLGKGKNTTGEYPGDLDAWSKLQMGWLDYDEAQAATRSSHTLGVSGYNTDQAQAVLVHLPPSTTTTSLATPFEGGKQWWSDTGDNMDAALSRTVDLTGATGSASLDAATWYDIEQDYDFLSVEASTDGGKTWAALHGTVDGQPIGDTTGLTPGLSGTSNAWRQLHIPLDAYLGKSVQVRFHVTSDSNTHGKGVLVDAVKLTADGSVLLSDGAENGDNGWAKVGFSIIQGKDAVKEHPRAYLVENRRYAGYGAFLKTGPYNFGYSGVTGKSNVIDTYPYQEGVLVWLWDTAYENNNTIEHLGGGLILPVDAHPQAQRFADGSVTNGRSQPYDATFSLKPTTSFTLHKAGVATVVPSKPAVPAFNDHTGVYTDPAIPQLGVKVPDTNTKIEVVRETQGGKLTTIKVGPAS; this is encoded by the coding sequence ATGGCTGCGCTGACCACCAGTGCGATAGCACTGACCATCACCCCCGCCTTTGCCCAACCCTCCAAGCCCTCCGTCGAGTTGACGGCACAGCAGGGCGCGGACGGCAAGGAGGCCCCGCCCTCCCCGCTGCCGCCGCAGGAGAAGGCCCGGCAGGCCCTCAAGGCCCAGGCCCTGGAGCAGGTCAACCAGGGCAAGGTCGCCAAGGACGGAAAGTCGGCGCCGGCCAAGGTCAAGGTCGGCAACGACTACGTCCAGCTGGCCAACAAGCGCACCGACAAGGTGTTCGTGATCCTGGCGCAGTTCGGCGACCAGGTCGACAACACCACCCAGTACAACGGCCAGGCCCGCTACGGCGGCACCCCGGGCCCGAAGCACAACGCGATCCCGCAGCCGGACAGGAGCGACACGCACACCTACTGGGAGAGCGACTTCAGTCGCGACTACTACCAGAAGATGTTCTTCGACTCGACGCCCGGCGCGAACTCGATGCGCAACTTCTACCAGACCCAGTCCTCGGGTCGGTACGACATCCAGGGCACCGTCACCGACTGGGTGACCGTGCCGTGGAACGAGGCCCGCTACGGCTCCAACAAGGGCCCGCAGGGCGGCGGCGCGTGGACCCAGACCCAGGAGTTCATCCGGGACGCCACCAAGGCCTGGTACGACGGCGAGATCGCCAAGGGCCGCACCGCGGCGGACGTCAAGGCGGAACTGGCGCAGTACGACACCCAGGACCGCTACGACTACGACAAGGACGGCAACTTCGACGAGCCGGACGGCTACATCGACAACCTGGTCGTCGTCCACGCCGGCGTCGACGAGACCTGGGGCGGCGGCGCGCAGGGCGGCGACGCCCTGTGGGCGCACCGCAGCTGGGCCTTCTCCGACCCGACCGGCCAGACCGGCCCGACCGGCAACAGGATCGGCGGCGTCCCGCTGGGCGACTCCGGCCTCTACGCCTACGACTACGTGCAGGCGGGCGAGAACAGCGGCGTCGGCCTCTTCTCGCACGAGTACGGCCACAACCTCGGCCTGCCCGACCTGTACCCGACCAGCGGCGGCGACAACTCCGTCAGCTTCTGGTCGCTGATGTCCTCCGCCTCGTACCTGGGCAAGGGCAAGAACACCACCGGCGAGTACCCGGGCGACCTGGACGCCTGGAGCAAGCTGCAGATGGGCTGGCTCGACTACGACGAGGCCCAGGCCGCCACCCGCTCCAGCCACACCCTCGGCGTCAGCGGCTACAACACCGACCAGGCGCAGGCCGTCCTGGTGCACCTGCCGCCGAGCACCACCACCACCTCGCTGGCCACCCCGTTCGAGGGCGGCAAGCAGTGGTGGAGCGACACCGGCGACAACATGGACGCCGCGCTCTCCCGCACCGTCGACCTGACCGGCGCCACCGGCTCGGCCTCGCTCGACGCGGCGACCTGGTACGACATCGAGCAGGACTACGACTTCCTCTCGGTGGAGGCGTCCACCGACGGCGGCAAGACCTGGGCGGCGCTGCACGGCACCGTCGACGGCCAGCCGATCGGCGACACCACCGGGCTGACCCCCGGACTGAGCGGCACCTCCAACGCCTGGCGGCAGCTGCACATCCCGCTCGACGCCTACCTCGGCAAGAGCGTGCAGGTGCGCTTCCACGTCACCTCCGACTCCAACACCCACGGCAAGGGCGTGCTGGTCGACGCGGTCAAGCTGACCGCCGACGGCTCGGTGCTGCTGAGCGACGGCGCGGAGAACGGTGACAACGGCTGGGCCAAGGTCGGCTTCTCGATCATCCAGGGCAAGGACGCCGTCAAGGAGCACCCGCGGGCGTACCTGGTGGAGAACCGCCGCTACGCCGGCTACGGCGCCTTCCTGAAGACCGGCCCGTACAACTTCGGCTACTCGGGCGTCACGGGCAAGAGCAACGTGATCGACACCTACCCGTACCAGGAGGGTGTCCTGGTCTGGCTGTGGGACACCGCCTACGAGAACAACAACACGATCGAGCACCTGGGCGGCGGTCTGATCCTGCCGGTGGACGCGCACCCGCAGGCGCAGCGGTTCGCCGACGGGTCGGTCACCAACGGGCGGTCGCAGCCGTACGACGCGACCTTCTCGCTGAAGCCGACCACCTCGTTCACCCTGCACAAGGCCGGCGTGGCCACCGTGGTGCCGTCCAAGCCGGCGGTGCCCGCGTTCAACGACCACACCGGGGTGTACACCGACCCGGCGATCCCGCAGCTCGGGGTGAAGGTGCCGGACACCAACACCAAGATCGAGGTCGTCCGGGAGACCCAGGGCGGCAAGCTCACCACGATCAAGGTGGGTCCGGCCTCCTGA
- a CDS encoding MFS transporter — protein MTATATAPDADADVRPAGARPAGALRRRIPELLRDPAFRRYWTGQTVSSLGDQITLLVIPLIAVSVLHADAARMGYLSAAGYLPYLLLSLHAGGWADRYGRRRRVMIATDLGRAAALLTVPLAYAAGVLTLVQLYAVVLAVGVLSVFFNVCNPPLFVALVPAEHYLRGNALINGSRAATYVAGPGLGGLLVQLLAAPLALVVDAFSFLVSAVFLRRIDPVEPPPAERGHGGAAEGLRWIRRSPVIRATLLGTATVNLFTFVIGALFVLYATTELRFGAGLLGAVMAAAAVGTLLGAAVTGRLSDRIGVGPALLFGLVLFPAPLLLFPLAGGSVAASAALLFGAEFLSGVGVMILDITAGAVFAACIPDALRSRVSGAYQAVNYGVRPLGSLLGGLLGSTLGLRPALWIAAVGATASGLWVLFSPIPRMRELPVQDTAESPAD, from the coding sequence GTGACCGCCACCGCGACCGCCCCGGACGCCGACGCCGACGTCCGCCCGGCCGGCGCCCGCCCGGCCGGCGCCCTCCGCCGCCGGATACCCGAGCTGCTGCGCGACCCGGCGTTCCGCCGCTACTGGACCGGGCAGACCGTCTCCTCGCTCGGCGACCAGATCACCCTGCTGGTGATCCCGCTGATCGCGGTCTCGGTGCTGCACGCCGACGCCGCCCGGATGGGCTACCTCTCCGCCGCCGGCTACCTCCCCTACCTGCTGCTCTCGCTGCACGCGGGCGGCTGGGCCGACCGCTACGGGCGCCGCCGCCGGGTGATGATCGCCACCGACCTGGGCCGCGCCGCCGCCCTGCTGACCGTCCCGCTGGCGTACGCCGCCGGGGTGCTGACGCTGGTCCAGCTGTACGCGGTGGTGCTGGCCGTCGGCGTGCTGTCGGTGTTCTTCAACGTCTGCAACCCGCCGCTGTTCGTCGCCCTGGTGCCCGCCGAGCACTACCTGCGCGGCAACGCGCTGATCAACGGCAGCCGGGCCGCGACCTACGTGGCCGGGCCCGGGCTCGGCGGCCTGCTGGTCCAACTGCTGGCCGCGCCGCTGGCGCTGGTCGTCGACGCGTTCTCGTTCCTGGTCTCCGCCGTCTTCCTGCGGCGGATCGACCCGGTCGAGCCGCCGCCCGCCGAGCGGGGGCACGGCGGCGCCGCCGAGGGCCTGCGCTGGATCCGGCGGTCCCCGGTGATCCGGGCCACGCTGCTCGGCACCGCCACCGTCAACCTGTTCACCTTCGTCATCGGCGCGTTGTTCGTCCTCTACGCCACCACCGAACTGCGCTTCGGCGCGGGCCTGCTGGGCGCCGTGATGGCCGCCGCCGCGGTCGGCACGCTGCTCGGCGCCGCCGTCACCGGTCGGCTCTCCGACCGGATCGGCGTCGGCCCGGCGCTGCTCTTCGGCCTGGTGCTGTTCCCCGCCCCGCTGCTGCTGTTCCCGCTGGCCGGCGGCTCGGTCGCGGCCTCCGCCGCGCTGCTGTTCGGCGCCGAGTTCCTCTCCGGCGTCGGCGTGATGATCCTCGACATCACGGCCGGCGCGGTCTTCGCCGCCTGCATCCCGGACGCCCTGCGCTCCCGCGTCTCCGGCGCCTACCAGGCCGTCAACTACGGCGTCCGCCCGCTCGGTTCGCTGCTCGGCGGCCTGCTCGGCAGCACCCTGGGCCTGCGCCCCGCCCTCTGGATCGCCGCCGTCGGCGCCACCGCCTCCGGCCTGTGGGTGCTCTTCTCCCCGATCCCCCGGATGCGCGAACTCCCCGTCCAGGACACGGCGGAGAGCCCGGCGGACTGA
- a CDS encoding collagenase: MRSPRKTLLAAAIAASLALPLLQNAHAVAADPATASTPAATATAAAATAAPTGRTAYDEVDHLAAAPATSAPAPAGGAFTQDAHVPGLPDTAGRPAPTAGETAGATVAGTGTTAAGVRCDLNGLTGLGPRALADFLADPAVTESCLQTLLWRWDARFATTMDAAHVQAVAAKAEQLAAGNDPNLYQLWYFLHAAVYHDFTRDEIDLTTPATTAPVQRAIDAYLAAGRAFEPTAAAGLVMRELANTATAPGIREHNLPLVKRILGQFGPGTKVADSWEWGGAAFSALNISYLGIYNRDQAFRANVAADADYRAAFRAFATAAQLKGTQNSWVARDAMNEYGRFSEISTLTAPITAEIGSLLADTGKTFGETSPQWIKVVGWANTLKVCQQFDVCTSKYEAILFPYTYKYDNGAIEVHTALDKATVDQMYYASKQVKSQFFRVLGTDTPLAGDPNDTLRIQLYPTRAAYEIYHPLLTGMGTENGGVYIERGATFYTYQRTTAESYLTLEELFRHEYVHYLNGRWATPGYFNDPRWYAGSKTTAMDEGTAEFFDGATRDQGVKVRQSLVAALTRDEANGIPRLSVGEVLHASYDDTPAFHFYNYAGTFFEFLWNAHPALLREMYAYQRADDPAGYDAWRTRLSADQNLNREYWAFLDEQIKQGAAKALYVPKTAFTANGYLKYAYPSEVRDAFAKATSNTPECKDNGDWDNKPMRFVCTGRITANLVNSTNPDQVIKDMSGTVDYFLLQRTKGVANNLDDMNCYFGKVDVWPGGQAGTADYTCEGPLRR; encoded by the coding sequence ATGCGTTCACCCCGCAAGACGCTGCTGGCCGCGGCCATCGCCGCGTCCCTGGCCCTGCCGCTGCTGCAGAACGCGCACGCCGTCGCCGCCGACCCGGCGACCGCGAGCACCCCCGCGGCCACCGCCACCGCAGCCGCGGCCACCGCCGCGCCCACCGGGCGGACCGCCTACGACGAGGTCGACCACCTGGCCGCCGCGCCCGCGACGTCCGCCCCCGCACCCGCGGGCGGCGCCTTCACCCAGGACGCCCACGTGCCCGGACTCCCGGACACCGCCGGCCGCCCCGCGCCCACCGCCGGGGAGACGGCGGGCGCGACGGTCGCCGGCACCGGGACCACCGCGGCCGGCGTCCGCTGCGACCTGAACGGCCTGACCGGCCTCGGCCCGCGGGCCCTCGCCGACTTCCTGGCCGACCCGGCCGTCACCGAGTCCTGTCTGCAGACCCTGCTGTGGCGCTGGGACGCCCGGTTCGCCACCACCATGGACGCCGCGCACGTGCAGGCCGTCGCCGCCAAGGCCGAGCAGCTGGCCGCCGGCAACGACCCGAACCTGTACCAGCTCTGGTACTTCCTGCACGCCGCCGTCTACCACGACTTCACCCGCGACGAGATCGACCTCACCACCCCCGCCACCACCGCACCGGTCCAGCGCGCCATCGACGCCTACCTCGCCGCCGGCCGCGCCTTCGAACCGACCGCCGCCGCCGGCCTGGTGATGCGCGAACTCGCCAACACCGCCACCGCCCCCGGCATCCGCGAGCACAACCTGCCGCTGGTCAAGCGGATCCTCGGCCAGTTCGGGCCCGGCACCAAGGTCGCCGACTCCTGGGAGTGGGGCGGCGCCGCGTTCTCCGCCCTGAACATCAGCTACCTCGGCATCTACAACCGCGACCAGGCGTTCCGCGCCAACGTCGCCGCCGACGCCGACTACCGCGCCGCCTTCCGCGCCTTCGCCACCGCCGCCCAGCTCAAGGGCACCCAGAACAGCTGGGTCGCCCGCGACGCGATGAACGAGTACGGCCGCTTCAGCGAGATCAGCACCCTCACCGCGCCGATCACCGCCGAGATCGGCAGCCTGCTCGCCGACACCGGGAAGACCTTCGGCGAGACCTCCCCGCAGTGGATCAAGGTGGTCGGCTGGGCCAACACCCTCAAGGTCTGCCAGCAGTTCGACGTCTGCACCTCGAAGTACGAGGCGATCCTCTTCCCGTACACCTACAAGTACGACAACGGCGCGATCGAGGTGCACACCGCCCTCGACAAGGCCACCGTCGACCAGATGTACTACGCCAGCAAGCAGGTCAAGAGCCAGTTCTTCCGCGTCCTGGGCACCGACACCCCGCTGGCCGGCGACCCCAACGACACGCTGCGCATCCAGCTCTACCCGACCCGCGCCGCCTACGAGATCTACCACCCGCTGCTCACCGGCATGGGCACCGAGAACGGCGGCGTCTACATCGAGCGCGGCGCCACCTTCTACACCTACCAGCGCACCACCGCCGAGTCGTACCTCACGCTGGAGGAACTGTTCCGGCACGAGTACGTGCACTACCTCAACGGCCGCTGGGCGACCCCCGGCTACTTCAACGACCCGCGCTGGTACGCCGGTTCCAAGACCACCGCGATGGACGAGGGCACCGCCGAGTTCTTCGACGGCGCCACCCGCGACCAGGGCGTCAAGGTCCGCCAGTCGCTGGTCGCCGCGCTCACCCGCGACGAGGCCAACGGCATCCCCCGGCTCAGCGTCGGCGAGGTGCTGCACGCCAGCTACGACGACACCCCGGCGTTCCACTTCTACAACTACGCCGGCACCTTCTTCGAGTTCCTCTGGAACGCCCACCCCGCGCTGCTCCGCGAGATGTACGCCTACCAGCGGGCCGACGACCCGGCCGGCTACGACGCCTGGCGCACCCGGCTGAGCGCCGACCAGAACCTGAACCGCGAGTACTGGGCGTTCCTCGACGAGCAGATCAAGCAGGGCGCCGCCAAGGCCCTCTACGTCCCCAAGACCGCGTTCACCGCCAACGGCTACCTGAAGTACGCCTACCCCTCCGAGGTCCGGGACGCCTTCGCCAAGGCCACCTCCAACACCCCCGAGTGCAAGGACAACGGCGACTGGGACAACAAGCCGATGCGCTTCGTCTGCACCGGCCGGATCACCGCCAACCTGGTGAACTCCACCAACCCGGACCAGGTCATCAAGGACATGTCCGGCACCGTCGACTACTTCCTGCTGCAGCGCACCAAGGGCGTCGCCAACAACCTCGACGACATGAACTGCTACTTCGGCAAGGTCGACGTCTGGCCCGGCGGCCAGGCCGGCACCGCCGACTACACCTGCGAGGGCCCGCTCCGCCGCTGA
- a CDS encoding S9 family peptidase, with translation MTHTDPYLALSAATGRFSYGAPRAVTLASDASRALFLRSTGSTDPVERLWLYDLATGREQLVADPLVIAPERTGDASALPPLERRLRERIRLWAPGIGSFAATGDLAQAVFALDGRIFRCDTATGTSTELPVVAPAFDPRPNADGSVVAYVADGALHLTPGGRVSPEDGALWGVAEFAAQEELGRLRGHWWAPDGTALLAARVDESALPLRHFADPAHPELAPESFAYPQAGGPNADVQLWVLRPGGASTRLVWDTELFPYVMAAGWEGDGEILLTVADRLQQNVLLLTADPATGGTRELSRTEDEFWVDPLPGTPLRLADGRVLTSSDTPAARGVALDGKILTDERLQVRRVVGPWRDGRLLIEAGDGDPADQHVFLLDPNTGALEKLTEGAGVHGVAAHAEDVLLLTSASLDGIRRELRTAAGSTDFPDLAAELPYRPRPQLARVTDLGLPTAVLYPRGHRGGSKLPVLLDVYGGPGFQVIANEPRRWQLKQWWADQGFAVVTVDNRGTPFVSPDFTRAIFRRFSQVAIDDQVAALQALGAVHPDLDLERVGVRGWSYGGYFAALAVLRRPDVFHAASAGAPPTDFRLYDTAYTERYLGLPQENPEGYAADCLIDDAPALTRPLLLIHGLADDNVHPSHTLLLSEALTRAGRAHSVLPLPGTSHMLPDGGLERVAEQELEFLRRELGATPSL, from the coding sequence GTGACTCACACCGACCCCTACCTCGCGCTGAGCGCCGCCACCGGCCGTTTCAGCTACGGTGCCCCCCGCGCCGTCACTCTCGCGTCCGACGCGAGCCGCGCCCTCTTCCTGCGCTCCACCGGCTCCACCGACCCGGTCGAGCGCCTCTGGCTGTACGACCTGGCCACCGGCCGGGAGCAGCTGGTCGCCGACCCGCTGGTGATCGCCCCGGAGCGCACCGGCGACGCCTCGGCGCTGCCGCCGCTGGAGCGCCGGCTGCGCGAGCGGATCCGGCTGTGGGCCCCGGGCATCGGCTCGTTCGCGGCCACCGGCGACCTCGCGCAGGCCGTCTTCGCCCTGGACGGCCGGATCTTCCGGTGCGACACCGCGACCGGCACCAGCACCGAACTCCCGGTGGTGGCACCGGCGTTCGACCCCCGTCCGAACGCCGACGGCTCGGTCGTGGCGTACGTCGCGGACGGCGCGCTGCACCTGACCCCGGGCGGCCGGGTCAGCCCGGAGGACGGCGCGCTGTGGGGCGTCGCCGAGTTCGCCGCCCAGGAGGAGCTGGGCCGGCTGCGCGGCCACTGGTGGGCGCCGGACGGCACCGCCCTGCTGGCCGCCCGGGTGGACGAGTCCGCGCTGCCGCTGCGGCACTTCGCCGACCCGGCGCACCCGGAGCTGGCCCCCGAGTCCTTCGCCTACCCGCAGGCCGGCGGCCCGAACGCGGACGTCCAGCTCTGGGTGCTGCGCCCGGGCGGCGCCTCGACCCGGCTGGTCTGGGACACCGAGCTGTTCCCGTACGTGATGGCGGCCGGCTGGGAGGGCGACGGCGAGATCCTGCTGACCGTCGCGGACCGGCTGCAGCAGAACGTGCTGCTGCTGACCGCCGACCCGGCGACCGGCGGGACCCGCGAACTGAGCCGCACCGAGGACGAGTTCTGGGTCGACCCGCTGCCCGGCACGCCGCTGCGGCTGGCCGACGGCCGGGTGCTGACCTCCTCGGACACCCCGGCGGCCCGCGGCGTCGCGCTGGACGGCAAGATCCTCACCGACGAGCGGCTCCAGGTGCGCCGGGTGGTCGGCCCGTGGCGCGACGGCCGGCTGCTGATCGAGGCGGGCGACGGCGACCCGGCCGACCAGCACGTCTTCCTGCTCGACCCGAACACCGGGGCGCTGGAGAAGCTGACCGAGGGCGCGGGCGTGCACGGCGTCGCCGCCCACGCCGAGGACGTGCTGCTGCTCACCTCCGCCTCGCTGGACGGCATCCGCCGCGAGCTGCGGACCGCCGCGGGCAGCACCGACTTCCCCGACCTGGCGGCCGAGCTCCCGTACCGCCCCCGGCCGCAGCTGGCCCGGGTGACCGACCTCGGGCTGCCGACCGCGGTGCTGTACCCGCGCGGCCACCGCGGCGGCAGCAAGCTGCCGGTGCTGCTGGACGTGTACGGCGGCCCGGGCTTCCAGGTGATCGCCAACGAGCCGCGCCGCTGGCAGCTCAAGCAGTGGTGGGCCGACCAGGGCTTCGCCGTGGTGACGGTCGACAACCGGGGCACCCCGTTCGTCTCGCCGGACTTCACCCGGGCGATCTTCCGCCGCTTCTCGCAGGTCGCGATCGACGACCAGGTGGCCGCCCTGCAGGCGCTCGGCGCCGTCCACCCGGACCTCGACCTGGAGCGGGTCGGCGTGCGCGGCTGGTCGTACGGCGGCTACTTCGCGGCGCTCGCCGTGCTGCGCCGCCCGGACGTCTTCCACGCGGCCAGCGCGGGCGCCCCGCCCACCGACTTCCGGCTGTACGACACCGCGTACACCGAGCGGTACCTGGGCCTGCCGCAGGAGAACCCCGAGGGCTACGCGGCGGACTGCCTGATCGACGACGCGCCGGCGCTGACCCGTCCGCTGCTGCTGATCCACGGCCTGGCGGACGACAACGTGCACCCCTCGCACACCCTGCTGCTCTCCGAGGCGCTGACCCGGGCCGGGCGGGCGCACAGCGTGCTGCCGCTGCCGGGGACCAGCCACATGCTGCCGGACGGCGGCCTGGAGCGGGTCGCCGAGCAGGAACTCGAATTCCTGCGCAGGGAGTTGGGTGCCACCCCTTCCCTGTAG
- a CDS encoding winged helix-turn-helix domain-containing protein gives MSDELSAIRLTDPRALRAYAHPTRMALVGLLRLHGPLTATRAAELLGTESVASCSFHLRQLAKYGLVEEAGGGRGREKPWRATAAFTSWDASPADPEQAAATEALQRAVLDGYLARATDWLLHRGADGAEWREAAGFGDTAVLVTAAELAELDARVEELLRPYVERLTAPGPRPEGARTVQLVRLALPTDRPATDRPAGEAP, from the coding sequence ATGAGCGACGAGCTGTCGGCCATCCGGCTCACCGACCCGCGCGCCCTGCGCGCCTACGCCCATCCGACCCGGATGGCCCTGGTGGGCCTGCTCCGCCTGCACGGGCCGCTGACCGCGACCCGGGCGGCGGAGCTGCTCGGCACCGAATCGGTGGCGAGCTGCTCCTTCCACCTGCGCCAGCTCGCCAAGTACGGCCTGGTGGAAGAGGCGGGCGGCGGACGCGGCCGGGAGAAACCCTGGCGGGCGACCGCCGCCTTCACCAGTTGGGACGCCTCCCCCGCCGACCCCGAGCAGGCCGCCGCCACCGAGGCCCTGCAACGCGCCGTCCTGGACGGCTACCTCGCCCGCGCCACCGACTGGCTGCTGCACCGCGGCGCGGACGGCGCCGAGTGGCGCGAGGCCGCCGGCTTCGGCGACACCGCCGTCCTGGTCACCGCCGCCGAGCTCGCCGAACTCGACGCCCGCGTCGAGGAGTTGCTCCGCCCCTACGTGGAGCGGCTGACCGCCCCCGGCCCGCGCCCCGAGGGCGCCCGCACCGTCCAACTGGTCCGGCTCGCGCTGCCCACCGACCGTCCGGCGACCGACCGCCCGGCCGGGGAAGCGCCGTGA
- a CDS encoding glycoside hydrolase family 36 protein gives MVVNAALSWDGSAPPSGRTETSRTVDAGPLALRVTAIGSDAEPAVTVTESDGTPGVLVIEAATATPDARLRIEWQLPCTGATGYWTPHTNSRWLPPSWALPREASLPKGAPVGSLVGAGDAALCTFAVGELVRPVTIGEGAVEETGRYSWWVEQDGPRIALRLDLSGRHFADTVRESAAWWGTLAPVRDVPDAAFDPIFCTWYALHLAMTSADVERLAELAAPLGFRSLIVDDGWQTDERTRSYATTGDWQPAPHDFPDFAGHVRRIQALGLNYLLWHAIPFVGDRSGAAKRLEGHTLTHLPLLETFLLDPRSPGVRAHQVERLAAAVEQHGVDGLKVDFVDTFARKPAPGAAPNTASPEADCETVAEGVQKLLAELDTRLRATRPDVLVEHRQDYMGPGLWPYATMVRATDCPHNAVENRVRTADLRLTAGPLAVHADPLTWHPEESPEQIAVLLQSVLFATAQVSVDLAAQNADQLTALAFWLSVMKEHRDLLQRSELRPHRPELAYPVIEARDGARLAFGRYAPLPLRAHGEWELLLVANADQDTLVRIEFDRAPGTVDLLVQDSLGGTVARAQTPVGGTELSVRVPTGGLLTLRA, from the coding sequence GTGGTAGTCAACGCCGCGCTGTCCTGGGACGGCTCCGCACCGCCGTCCGGCCGCACCGAGACCTCCCGCACCGTCGACGCCGGGCCGCTCGCCCTGCGGGTCACCGCCATCGGCAGCGACGCCGAACCGGCCGTCACCGTCACCGAGTCCGACGGCACCCCCGGCGTGCTGGTGATCGAGGCCGCCACCGCCACCCCGGACGCCCGGCTGCGGATCGAGTGGCAGCTGCCCTGCACCGGCGCCACCGGCTACTGGACGCCCCACACCAACTCCCGCTGGCTGCCCCCGAGCTGGGCCCTGCCCCGGGAAGCCTCGCTGCCCAAGGGCGCCCCCGTCGGCAGCCTGGTCGGCGCCGGCGACGCCGCCCTGTGCACCTTCGCGGTCGGCGAACTCGTCCGCCCCGTCACCATCGGCGAGGGCGCCGTCGAGGAGACCGGCCGCTACAGCTGGTGGGTCGAGCAGGACGGCCCGCGGATCGCCCTCCGCCTCGACCTGAGCGGACGCCACTTCGCCGACACCGTACGGGAGTCGGCCGCCTGGTGGGGCACCCTCGCCCCGGTCCGCGACGTCCCCGACGCCGCGTTCGACCCGATCTTCTGCACCTGGTACGCCCTGCACCTGGCGATGACCTCCGCCGACGTCGAGCGGCTCGCCGAACTCGCCGCCCCGCTCGGCTTCCGCTCGCTGATCGTCGACGACGGCTGGCAGACCGACGAGCGCACCCGCTCCTACGCCACCACCGGCGACTGGCAGCCCGCCCCGCACGACTTCCCCGACTTCGCCGGGCACGTCCGCCGGATCCAGGCCCTCGGCCTCAACTACCTGCTCTGGCACGCGATCCCGTTCGTCGGCGACCGCAGCGGCGCCGCCAAGCGGCTGGAGGGCCACACCCTCACCCACCTGCCGCTGCTGGAGACCTTCCTGCTCGACCCGCGCAGCCCCGGCGTCCGCGCCCACCAGGTCGAGCGGCTCGCCGCCGCCGTCGAACAGCACGGCGTCGACGGCCTCAAGGTCGACTTCGTCGACACCTTCGCCCGCAAGCCCGCGCCCGGCGCCGCGCCCAACACCGCCTCCCCGGAAGCGGACTGCGAGACCGTCGCCGAGGGCGTGCAGAAGCTGCTCGCCGAACTCGACACCCGGCTGCGGGCCACCCGGCCCGACGTCCTGGTCGAGCACCGCCAGGACTACATGGGCCCCGGCCTGTGGCCCTACGCCACCATGGTCCGGGCCACCGACTGCCCGCACAACGCGGTCGAGAACCGCGTCCGCACCGCCGACCTGCGGCTCACCGCCGGCCCGCTCGCCGTGCACGCCGACCCGCTGACCTGGCACCCCGAGGAGAGCCCGGAGCAGATCGCCGTCCTGCTCCAGTCGGTGCTCTTCGCCACCGCCCAGGTCTCCGTCGACCTGGCCGCCCAGAACGCCGACCAGCTGACCGCGCTGGCGTTCTGGCTGAGCGTCATGAAGGAGCACCGCGACCTGCTCCAGCGCTCCGAACTGCGCCCGCACCGGCCCGAGTTGGCCTACCCCGTGATCGAGGCCCGGGACGGCGCCCGACTGGCCTTCGGCCGCTACGCGCCGCTGCCGCTGCGGGCCCACGGCGAGTGGGAGCTGTTGCTGGTCGCCAACGCCGACCAGGACACCCTGGTCCGGATCGAGTTCGACCGCGCCCCCGGCACCGTCGACCTGCTGGTGCAGGACAGCCTCGGCGGCACCGTCGCCCGGGCGCAGACCCCGGTCGGCGGGACGGAGCTCTCCGTCCGCGTCCCCACCGGGGGTCTGCTCACCCTGCGCGCCTGA